The following are encoded together in the Desulfococcus multivorans genome:
- a CDS encoding inorganic phosphate transporter, translated as MAAEYFVLIIGYVFGFYMSWNIGANDVANSMASAVGAKAITIRQAIFIAGILNIVGAVFIGSHVTDTIRKGIVSTDILTDPHMALIGALAALLASSLWVSFATWKSLPVSTTHSIVGAMVGFGIMAGGFSVVNWGKLGSVVLSWVVSPIFSLIIAYVMFKIIVRLILVRKAAFIHGMRLSPIFIGLAGFVVVLSFLFKTPLGNTLALSDATAVLTAAFLAAVMGFSGKWLLGRILRNEADGDVEEIFRRIQIGTSCYVALAQGANDVANAIGPLAVIYFLVKTGGVAPTIPVPVFLLMFGGVGIACGIGMAGHRVMDTLGNKITTLTNTRGFSVDFAAATTVLAASKLGLPVSTTHAAVGGVLGVGLAHGFEAVNFTIVFQIMLYWVLTVPAAALTSMVIFKILEFII; from the coding sequence GTGGCTGCGGAATACTTTGTCCTGATTATCGGATATGTTTTCGGTTTTTACATGTCATGGAACATCGGCGCCAACGACGTGGCGAACTCCATGGCCTCCGCCGTGGGGGCCAAGGCCATCACCATACGGCAGGCGATTTTCATCGCCGGCATCCTGAACATCGTCGGCGCCGTCTTTATCGGCTCCCACGTCACCGACACCATCCGAAAGGGAATCGTCTCCACGGACATTCTCACCGATCCGCATATGGCCCTGATCGGTGCACTGGCGGCCCTCCTGGCATCGTCCCTGTGGGTCTCCTTTGCCACATGGAAATCCCTTCCGGTCTCCACCACCCACTCCATCGTCGGCGCCATGGTCGGCTTCGGCATCATGGCCGGCGGTTTTTCGGTCGTCAATTGGGGAAAACTGGGAAGCGTCGTCCTGAGCTGGGTGGTTTCTCCCATATTCAGCCTGATCATCGCCTACGTTATGTTCAAAATCATCGTCCGGCTGATTCTGGTCCGGAAGGCGGCCTTCATTCACGGCATGCGCCTCTCCCCCATTTTTATCGGATTGGCCGGCTTCGTGGTGGTGCTCTCGTTCCTGTTCAAGACCCCCCTGGGCAATACCCTCGCCCTCAGCGACGCGACGGCCGTTTTGACCGCCGCTTTTCTGGCCGCTGTCATGGGTTTTTCAGGGAAATGGCTTCTCGGCCGCATCCTCAGGAATGAAGCCGACGGCGACGTCGAGGAAATTTTTCGCAGAATCCAGATCGGGACGTCATGTTACGTGGCCCTGGCCCAGGGCGCCAACGACGTGGCCAACGCCATCGGTCCCCTGGCGGTCATCTATTTCCTCGTCAAGACCGGCGGCGTCGCCCCTACGATCCCTGTCCCCGTGTTTCTCCTGATGTTCGGCGGCGTCGGCATCGCCTGCGGCATCGGCATGGCCGGTCACCGCGTGATGGACACTCTGGGCAACAAGATCACCACCCTCACCAACACCCGCGGCTTTTCGGTCGACTTCGCGGCCGCCACCACGGTTCTTGCCGCCTCCAAACTGGGGCTGCCGGTCTCCACGACCCACGCGGCGGTGGGCGGCGTCCTGGGCGTCGGCCTGGCCCACGGCTTCGAGGCGGTCAACTTCACCATCGTATTCCAGATCATGCTCTACTGGGTCCTGACGGTTCCGGCGGCGGCCCTGACCAGTATGGTCATCTTCAAGATACTCGAGTTCATCATATAG
- a CDS encoding MFS transporter, which translates to MKRLDKKIFGILFFSIFTAVTGVGIVVPLLPVYAHDLGAKGIYIGLLFASFSLSRTFFLPFFGRRSDRCGRKPLIVSGLFCYGLISFAFIAAANVELLIAIRFVQGIASAMIMPATQAYVGDITPENREGFTMGLFNMSTFIGLSLGPFLGGLLNDHFSLDAAFVSMGVLSFIGFFLSLLMLPPAATEQVIVRREAPVAFRTLLKDPYVEAIFVFRMAYTACIGAIWGFLPVFADAEFSLSSSSIGILVMLGIFTSGILQTPMGIIADRWNKRLMILLGGGIVAYSMVLFQWSWGFWDLLTASVVFGIGGSMGMAPLMAVTVQKGARIRGMGAMMSLVTVAHSLGMMLGSLLAGIMMDLVEMRYVFTSSGGVMALGTVVFFVRTLERKKREVSD; encoded by the coding sequence ATGAAACGATTGGACAAAAAAATTTTCGGGATCCTTTTTTTTTCGATTTTCACAGCGGTTACCGGTGTGGGCATCGTGGTTCCCCTTCTTCCCGTCTACGCACATGATCTGGGCGCCAAGGGCATCTATATCGGCCTGCTGTTTGCGTCGTTCTCCCTGTCGCGGACCTTTTTCCTGCCGTTTTTCGGGCGGCGATCGGACCGATGCGGCCGGAAACCCCTTATCGTCTCGGGCCTTTTCTGTTACGGTCTGATTTCCTTTGCCTTCATTGCGGCGGCCAATGTGGAGCTGCTGATCGCCATTCGTTTCGTTCAGGGCATCGCATCGGCCATGATCATGCCGGCGACTCAGGCCTATGTCGGAGATATCACTCCTGAAAACCGGGAAGGCTTCACCATGGGGCTCTTCAACATGTCGACCTTCATCGGTTTGAGCCTGGGGCCCTTCCTGGGCGGCCTTCTGAACGACCATTTCAGCCTGGACGCCGCCTTTGTCAGCATGGGCGTCCTCTCCTTCATCGGCTTTTTCCTGAGCCTCCTGATGCTGCCCCCGGCCGCCACCGAACAGGTGATCGTCCGCAGGGAAGCCCCCGTGGCCTTCAGAACACTCCTGAAGGACCCTTATGTCGAGGCCATTTTCGTGTTCCGGATGGCCTACACCGCTTGCATCGGGGCCATATGGGGATTTTTGCCCGTCTTTGCCGACGCCGAATTTTCCCTCTCCAGTTCGTCCATCGGCATCCTGGTCATGCTGGGGATCTTTACCAGCGGCATTCTCCAGACCCCCATGGGCATTATCGCAGACCGGTGGAACAAGCGCCTCATGATTCTTCTCGGCGGAGGGATCGTTGCCTATTCCATGGTATTGTTCCAGTGGTCGTGGGGATTTTGGGACCTGTTGACGGCCAGCGTCGTCTTCGGCATCGGGGGCAGCATGGGCATGGCGCCCCTCATGGCCGTCACCGTTCAGAAGGGTGCCCGGATCCGGGGTATGGGCGCGATGATGTCCCTGGTCACCGTGGCCCACAGCCTGGGCATGATGCTTGGCAGCCTGTTGGCGGGCATCATGATGGATCTTGTGGAGATGCGCTATGTCTTCACTTCCTCCGGGGGGGTGATGGCCCTGGGAACGGTGGTCTTTTTCGTCCGCACCCTGGAGCGAAAGAAAAGAGAGGTCTCCGATTGA
- a CDS encoding HDIG domain-containing metalloprotein codes for MRPTREAAFQLLTRYNETESLIKHALAVEGVMRYMARKRGEDEEKWGIVGLVHDLDYEKYPDRHCAKTEEILRAENWPEEYVRAVVSHGWGICSDVKPESEMEKTLFAVDELTGLVTTSALVRPSRSVMDLTVKSVKKKWKDKRFAAGVDRTIIEKGAGMLGVELGELITDTIMGMREVADAIGLRGEIPA; via the coding sequence ATGAGACCCACCCGAGAAGCGGCGTTTCAGCTGCTGACCCGATACAATGAAACGGAAAGCCTCATCAAGCACGCCCTGGCCGTGGAGGGCGTCATGCGCTACATGGCCCGCAAGCGGGGCGAGGACGAGGAGAAATGGGGCATTGTCGGGCTTGTTCACGATCTGGATTACGAAAAGTATCCCGACCGCCACTGCGCGAAAACCGAGGAGATCCTTCGGGCCGAGAACTGGCCCGAGGAGTATGTCCGGGCCGTGGTCAGCCATGGATGGGGAATCTGTTCGGACGTGAAGCCCGAGTCGGAGATGGAGAAGACGCTCTTTGCCGTCGACGAGCTCACCGGCCTTGTGACCACATCCGCCCTGGTCCGGCCCAGCCGGAGCGTCATGGATCTGACGGTCAAATCCGTCAAAAAAAAATGGAAGGACAAGCGGTTCGCCGCGGGTGTCGACCGGACCATCATTGAAAAGGGCGCCGGGATGCTGGGTGTCGAACTGGGCGAACTCATCACCGACACCATCATGGGAATGCGCGAGGTGGCCGACGCCATTGGCCTGAGGGGAGAGATTCCGGCGTGA
- a CDS encoding DUF2062 domain-containing protein — MASKEKFPTHGLSGRIIPALKKAYDRFVKIRGNPKEIALGFALGLFVGMTPYMGLHMAIAVFLAALFKWNKIAAATGAWISNPLTAPFIYAATFYVGNRILSIDNPCCLPGALNLDVILQLVKNAPAIFWILTVGGIVLGVPVALIGYYMALSMILKYREGIREKLIKEKEKITHPRRRP, encoded by the coding sequence ATGGCATCGAAAGAAAAATTTCCCACCCACGGCCTTTCCGGACGGATCATCCCGGCGCTTAAGAAAGCCTACGATCGCTTTGTGAAAATCCGGGGAAACCCCAAAGAGATCGCTTTGGGATTCGCCCTGGGCCTGTTCGTCGGCATGACGCCTTACATGGGGCTCCACATGGCGATCGCCGTGTTTCTGGCCGCCCTTTTCAAATGGAACAAAATCGCGGCCGCCACGGGCGCCTGGATCAGCAACCCGCTGACGGCGCCCTTCATCTATGCGGCCACCTTCTACGTGGGGAACAGGATTCTCAGCATCGACAACCCCTGCTGTCTTCCCGGCGCATTGAACCTGGACGTCATCCTCCAGTTGGTTAAAAACGCCCCGGCCATATTCTGGATCCTGACCGTCGGCGGGATCGTTCTGGGCGTTCCCGTCGCGCTTATAGGGTATTACATGGCCTTGTCGATGATCCTGAAATATCGGGAGGGCATCCGGGAAAAGCTCATCAAGGAGAAGGAAAAGATCACCCATCCCAGGCGACGCCCCTGA
- the pgeF gene encoding peptidoglycan editing factor PgeF: protein MISRRENGVPFFEFPNLASLPGIRHGVFTRKGGASLGPYAALNVGQSLGDRPEAVASNRERVSRCLGNLRLAFIRQVHGTDVVVLKNGAPEVADPDTLPAADAMVTDIPRTGLVIQTADCQAVMLYDPRQRVAANVHSGWRGSIRNIIGKTVGAMTSRFRCDPRDIRAGIGPSLGPCCAEFIHYRNEIPREFWKYKGENRHFDFWSASRDQLLNAGVPEEHIFTSRLCTRCRTDLFFSYRGEHATGRLAMVIGLG from the coding sequence ATGATTTCAAGAAGGGAGAACGGGGTCCCGTTTTTCGAATTCCCCAATCTGGCCAGTCTTCCCGGCATCCGCCACGGCGTCTTCACCCGGAAGGGCGGCGCCAGCCTGGGGCCTTATGCCGCCCTGAACGTCGGGCAAAGCCTGGGAGACCGGCCGGAAGCCGTGGCGTCCAATCGGGAGCGTGTCTCCCGATGCCTGGGAAACCTTCGACTGGCTTTCATCCGGCAGGTTCACGGCACCGACGTGGTGGTGCTGAAAAACGGCGCACCGGAGGTTGCCGATCCCGACACCCTTCCTGCGGCCGACGCCATGGTGACCGACATTCCCCGAACGGGCCTGGTAATCCAGACGGCCGACTGCCAGGCCGTCATGCTGTACGATCCCAGGCAGCGGGTGGCGGCCAACGTCCATTCCGGCTGGCGGGGCAGCATTCGGAACATCATCGGCAAGACCGTCGGCGCCATGACATCCCGTTTCAGGTGCGATCCCCGGGATATCCGGGCGGGCATCGGTCCGTCTCTGGGTCCGTGCTGCGCGGAATTCATCCATTACCGAAACGAAATACCCAGGGAATTCTGGAAATACAAAGGAGAAAACCGCCATTTCGATTTCTGGTCAGCAAGCCGGGATCAGCTCTTGAACGCCGGTGTCCCGGAGGAACATATTTTCACAAGCCGCCTCTGCACCCGATGCCGGACCGATCTCTTCTTCTCCTACCGCGGCGAGCACGCCACCGGACGGCTGGCGATGGTGATCGGGCTCGGGTAA
- a CDS encoding FmdB family zinc ribbon protein produces the protein MPIYEYECCQCCARFERIEFSGDAPVNECPECHGTDVRRLISAGTVRPQGIPRGAGGFTPPQATCRKGGG, from the coding sequence ATGCCCATTTACGAGTACGAATGCTGCCAATGCTGCGCACGATTCGAACGGATCGAATTTTCGGGGGATGCGCCCGTAAATGAATGCCCCGAATGTCACGGGACGGATGTGCGGCGTCTCATCTCCGCCGGAACCGTGAGGCCCCAGGGAATCCCCAGGGGCGCCGGCGGTTTTACCCCGCCTCAGGCAACCTGTCGCAAAGGGGGCGGGTGA
- a CDS encoding ATP-dependent helicase yields MMTYITRKDAMELSAQQKAAVEHTGGPALVVAGAGSGKTRTLTAKIDYLIQKGYDPERILAITFTNKAADEMKRRLADLTGLSRFRFPWVRTYHSACFRILKRHCEVLGYTVPLQIYSGYQQQKLFKEIVVGAGFDKKHVMPLLSRISHAKNSGNPDGYFDSRRRSFRLPVRSLYTAYEKALREANAVDFDNILLLTRNLLRDHDEIRREYQALFQYILVDEYQDSNDLQEELTRLFLKNGNLFCVGDDWQAIYGFRGSNVNHFLSFPETYAGARIFRLEQNYRSVDEIVQAANDLIGYNKQRMEKQCFSKKRGGLVELHDFYDEGQEAAWVRRKVQALRKTGIPYHQMAVLYRTKFCSLSFEKIFRASRIPYQMMGAKGFFERKEILDINCYLTAAVFPKDDVAFERIVNTPKRGIGPGMLKKINQVRTEEMSLQDAARKVVAERVMSPKIHKALSTLLGHLDEIRDMAPATAVHAVLSRFDYLEHLKEYTKGNAMDYIAREENIKQLIYSAGQHTHLVDYLQEASLVNEDREEDENERDLGVKLSTIHASKGLEYGVVFIVGCEENLFPHWKSLESPEGVQEERRLMYVAMTRAERFLYLTSAEYRRGQSNARSRFCEEVEDALG; encoded by the coding sequence ATGATGACATACATTACCCGAAAGGATGCCATGGAACTTTCAGCCCAGCAGAAGGCCGCTGTGGAGCACACGGGGGGGCCGGCTCTGGTCGTGGCAGGCGCCGGTTCGGGCAAGACCCGGACCCTGACCGCCAAAATCGACTACCTGATTCAAAAAGGATACGATCCCGAACGGATTCTGGCCATCACCTTCACCAACAAGGCCGCCGACGAGATGAAACGGCGCCTGGCGGATCTGACCGGGCTGTCCCGCTTCCGGTTTCCCTGGGTCCGAACCTATCACTCCGCCTGTTTCCGTATTTTGAAACGGCACTGCGAGGTGCTGGGCTATACCGTCCCTCTGCAGATCTATTCCGGGTACCAGCAGCAGAAGCTGTTCAAGGAGATCGTCGTGGGCGCCGGCTTCGACAAGAAGCACGTCATGCCCCTGCTTTCCCGGATCTCCCACGCCAAGAACTCGGGAAATCCCGACGGCTATTTCGACAGCCGCCGCAGAAGCTTCCGCCTTCCGGTCCGGTCCCTCTACACCGCCTATGAAAAAGCCCTCCGGGAGGCCAACGCCGTCGACTTCGACAACATCCTCCTCCTGACCCGAAACCTGCTCAGGGACCATGATGAGATCCGTCGGGAGTATCAGGCCTTGTTTCAATATATTCTGGTGGATGAATACCAGGATTCCAATGATCTCCAGGAGGAGTTGACCCGGCTCTTTCTCAAAAACGGCAACCTCTTCTGCGTGGGGGACGACTGGCAGGCCATATACGGCTTCAGGGGCAGCAACGTCAACCACTTCCTTTCGTTCCCCGAGACTTACGCCGGCGCGCGGATTTTCCGGCTGGAGCAGAATTATCGGTCCGTCGACGAAATCGTCCAGGCGGCCAACGATCTGATCGGCTACAACAAGCAGCGTATGGAGAAACAATGCTTCTCCAAAAAGCGGGGCGGGCTGGTGGAGCTGCATGATTTTTACGATGAAGGCCAGGAGGCCGCCTGGGTCCGGCGCAAGGTCCAGGCCCTCCGGAAGACGGGGATTCCCTATCACCAGATGGCGGTGCTCTACCGGACCAAATTCTGTTCCCTTTCCTTCGAGAAGATTTTCCGGGCCTCCCGTATTCCCTACCAGATGATGGGGGCCAAGGGGTTCTTCGAGCGCAAGGAGATCCTCGACATCAACTGCTATCTCACCGCCGCCGTCTTCCCAAAGGACGACGTCGCCTTCGAACGGATCGTCAACACCCCCAAGCGGGGCATCGGGCCGGGCATGCTCAAAAAGATCAACCAGGTCCGTACCGAAGAGATGAGCCTCCAGGATGCGGCCCGGAAGGTGGTGGCCGAACGGGTCATGAGCCCCAAGATCCACAAGGCCCTGAGCACGCTTCTGGGCCATCTGGACGAGATCCGGGACATGGCGCCGGCCACGGCCGTTCATGCGGTGCTTTCACGGTTCGACTATCTGGAGCACCTGAAGGAATATACCAAAGGCAACGCCATGGATTATATCGCCCGGGAAGAGAACATCAAACAGCTCATCTATTCCGCGGGTCAGCACACTCACCTGGTGGATTATCTCCAGGAGGCCTCTCTCGTCAATGAGGACCGGGAGGAGGACGAGAACGAGCGGGATCTCGGCGTCAAGCTGTCCACGATCCATGCCAGCAAGGGCCTCGAATACGGGGTGGTCTTCATCGTGGGATGCGAGGAGAATCTCTTCCCCCACTGGAAGTCCCTCGAATCCCCCGAAGGGGTCCAGGAGGAGCGGCGGCTCATGTATGTGGCCATGACCCGGGCCGAACGCTTTCTCTATCTTACATCGGCCGAATACCGAAGGGGGCAGTCCAATGCCCGAAGCCGGTTCTGTGAGGAGGTCGAAGACGCCCTCGGCTAA